The following are encoded in a window of Roseimaritima ulvae genomic DNA:
- a CDS encoding DUF1552 domain-containing protein, whose protein sequence is MIVRKRSLSRRTLLRGAGAAVALPLLDAMLPAMTADAATAASDSALRRLAYVYIPMGFHAAQWTPKGENLDDLPSSLQPLAPVKDHLTVVTGMDLQNAYPGSHATSNAAFLSAARAKLTESTDYYLGTTVDQIAARKIGRSTALPSLELAMDTMSTVGQCDNGYACVYQNNLSWSSPTTPLPSEAHPRLVFEMLFGEGGSPQQRRAQRRSRASLLDSVSDEMRRLQRQLGGSDRQRVEGYLDSLREVERRIQHAEASAADHPLPDLDRPVGVPESYAAHARLMFDLQALAFQADITRVTTFQLARETSNRTYPEIGVPDPHHPVTHHGNRPEKLAKVAKINQFHVSLFAEFLQKLQSIPEGNGTLLDHSLLMYGSGMGNPDAHDHTNLPVLVAGGAAGRMQGGRHLRFDTPTPLANLHLTLLNKVGVPLETFADSTGRIDKLFDPVRV, encoded by the coding sequence GTGATTGTTCGTAAACGCTCCCTTTCGCGGCGCACACTGTTGCGCGGCGCCGGCGCGGCCGTCGCGTTGCCCCTGTTGGATGCCATGCTGCCGGCCATGACCGCTGATGCGGCTACCGCAGCCAGCGACAGCGCTCTGCGACGGCTGGCGTACGTCTACATCCCGATGGGCTTTCACGCCGCACAGTGGACGCCGAAGGGCGAAAACCTGGACGATCTGCCCTCCAGTTTGCAGCCTCTGGCTCCCGTCAAAGATCACTTGACGGTTGTCACGGGGATGGACTTGCAAAACGCATACCCGGGATCCCACGCTACATCCAACGCGGCCTTTTTAAGCGCTGCCCGAGCGAAACTAACCGAGAGCACCGATTACTATCTGGGCACCACGGTCGACCAAATCGCTGCCCGGAAAATCGGTCGCTCCACGGCCTTGCCTTCGCTGGAACTGGCCATGGATACCATGTCCACGGTCGGCCAATGCGACAACGGTTACGCCTGTGTCTATCAGAATAATTTGTCCTGGTCGTCCCCCACCACGCCACTGCCTTCGGAAGCTCATCCACGCCTGGTCTTCGAGATGCTGTTCGGCGAAGGCGGATCACCACAACAGCGGCGAGCCCAACGGCGTTCACGGGCGAGTTTGCTGGATTCGGTCAGCGACGAGATGCGGCGACTGCAACGGCAATTGGGCGGTTCGGATCGGCAGAGAGTCGAGGGCTACCTGGACAGTTTGCGCGAAGTCGAACGACGCATCCAACACGCCGAAGCCAGCGCCGCGGATCATCCCCTGCCGGATCTGGACCGGCCTGTGGGCGTTCCCGAATCGTACGCCGCGCATGCGAGGTTAATGTTCGACTTGCAGGCCCTGGCCTTTCAAGCCGACATCACGCGGGTGACCACCTTCCAGTTGGCCCGCGAAACCAGCAATCGAACTTATCCGGAAATCGGCGTGCCCGATCCACATCACCCGGTCACGCATCATGGCAACCGGCCCGAAAAGCTGGCCAAGGTTGCCAAGATCAATCAATTTCACGTGTCGCTGTTTGCCGAATTCCTGCAAAAGCTGCAATCGATTCCCGAAGGCAATGGCACCCTGCTGGATCACTCGTTGCTGATGTACGGAAGCGGCATGGGAAATCCCGACGCCCACGACCACACAAATCTGCCGGTGTTGGTGGCCGGTGGGGCAGCAGGCCGCATGCAGGGCGGACGCCATCTGCGCTTCGACACGCCGACGCCGCTGGCCAACTTGCACCTGACCCTGCTAAACAAAGTCGGCGTGCCGCTGGAAACCTTTGCCGACAGCACCGGCCGCATCGACAAGTTGTTTGACCCGGTGAGGGTGTAA
- a CDS encoding NUDIX hydrolase → MAKKPFTTASTTDEQAFLAGYDASQFPHPSLTVDVALVTADGGKLKAVLVQREQHPARGKWALPGTFVGIRESLDEAAQRALQTKVGISRIFLEQLYTFGQPDRDPRTRVVSVAYYALVDPGKLTKGFAADQRTQLIELSAKGTGKGQAAGPVHGLDEQGKRLPLAFDHGDILGMVVERLRGKLDYAPIGFELLPKKFTLRQLQDIHETILGRKLNKDSFRRRLIASGRIAATGEHEQAVGHRPAELYRFKGTQQRH, encoded by the coding sequence ATGGCAAAAAAACCATTCACGACCGCATCTACCACTGACGAGCAGGCCTTTCTGGCCGGCTACGATGCGTCGCAGTTTCCACATCCCTCGCTGACGGTCGACGTGGCGTTGGTCACCGCTGATGGGGGCAAGCTGAAGGCGGTGCTGGTGCAACGCGAGCAGCATCCGGCACGCGGCAAGTGGGCGCTGCCGGGCACGTTTGTCGGCATCCGAGAGTCGCTGGATGAAGCGGCGCAGCGCGCCCTGCAGACCAAGGTCGGGATCTCGCGGATTTTCTTGGAGCAACTGTATACATTCGGGCAACCCGATCGCGATCCCCGCACGCGGGTCGTCTCGGTGGCTTATTACGCTTTGGTCGACCCCGGAAAACTGACCAAGGGGTTCGCTGCCGACCAACGAACGCAATTGATCGAATTGTCGGCGAAAGGCACGGGCAAAGGTCAAGCCGCCGGCCCGGTGCACGGTTTGGATGAGCAGGGCAAGCGACTGCCGCTGGCCTTTGATCACGGAGACATCTTGGGGATGGTGGTCGAGCGACTTCGTGGCAAGCTCGACTACGCACCGATTGGGTTCGAACTGTTGCCCAAAAAGTTCACCCTGCGGCAATTGCAGGACATTCACGAAACGATTCTGGGCCGCAAGTTGAACAAGGACTCCTTCCGGCGTCGCTTGATCGCCTCCGGAAGGATCGCGGCAACGGGAGAGCACGAGCAGGCGGTCGGCCATCGACCGGCAGAACTGTATCGCTTTAAAGGAACACAACAGCGTCATTAG
- a CDS encoding ankyrin repeat domain-containing protein, with amino-acid sequence MRAWPVLSLLLAIYIVYPVPGVANAQSAPLGVTALHQAVRDGDLSKVQELIEAGADVDAATRYQITPLSIAITANQPEITQRLLQAGADVKQRLPAEETLLMLAARVGNRATVAALLDHGAEVNAQQQAGQTALMWAAAAGHADVVELLIERGADPDVTLESGFTAFRFAAREGHIDVVQRLLAAGVDVNGAMKPQKGGGRAPRNGMSALMLAVESAHFELALALVDAGADPNDQRSGYAPLHALSWVRRPSRGDNPAGDPPPRGSGRVDSLEFVRQLVARGADVNLQLERGRAGAARLNPRGATPLLLAAFTSDVPLMRLLVDLGADHTIPNRDGCTPLLAAAGVGVFVADEYPGTEDEVLVAVEQLHRWGADLNAVDDNGETAVHGAAYRSFPRVVDQLVELGAESKVWNRPNKRGATPRDVAAGKRPGSFKPNLATIEAIERALKQ; translated from the coding sequence ATGCGTGCATGGCCAGTTCTATCGCTGTTATTGGCGATTTACATCGTGTACCCCGTGCCTGGCGTGGCGAACGCCCAAAGCGCTCCGCTGGGCGTGACCGCTCTGCACCAAGCGGTGCGGGACGGAGACCTTTCGAAGGTGCAAGAACTGATCGAAGCGGGAGCCGATGTGGACGCCGCCACGCGTTATCAGATCACGCCGCTATCGATCGCGATCACAGCCAACCAACCCGAGATCACGCAGCGGTTATTGCAAGCCGGCGCGGATGTGAAGCAACGCTTGCCGGCCGAGGAAACACTATTGATGTTGGCCGCTCGGGTCGGCAATCGAGCAACGGTGGCCGCTTTGCTTGACCATGGCGCGGAAGTCAACGCTCAGCAGCAAGCCGGGCAGACGGCGTTGATGTGGGCCGCCGCAGCAGGCCACGCCGATGTGGTGGAGTTGCTGATCGAACGCGGTGCCGATCCAGACGTCACGCTTGAGTCCGGCTTCACCGCGTTCCGTTTTGCCGCCCGCGAAGGCCACATCGATGTGGTTCAGCGATTGTTGGCGGCCGGTGTCGATGTGAATGGTGCAATGAAGCCGCAGAAGGGCGGCGGCCGGGCGCCGCGAAATGGCATGTCGGCATTGATGTTAGCCGTCGAGAGCGCGCATTTTGAGCTGGCCTTGGCGTTGGTCGATGCGGGCGCCGACCCGAACGATCAACGCAGCGGGTATGCGCCGCTGCATGCGCTGTCTTGGGTCAGGCGACCAAGCCGCGGCGATAATCCGGCCGGTGATCCACCGCCACGGGGATCGGGCCGTGTCGACAGTTTGGAATTTGTCCGCCAGTTGGTCGCTCGCGGTGCGGACGTAAACCTGCAACTGGAGCGAGGCCGAGCGGGCGCAGCAAGACTAAATCCACGTGGTGCCACGCCGCTGTTGTTGGCGGCTTTCACTTCCGATGTGCCCCTGATGCGGTTGCTGGTGGACTTGGGAGCCGATCACACGATTCCCAATCGGGATGGCTGCACGCCTTTGTTGGCCGCCGCTGGAGTGGGCGTGTTTGTGGCCGACGAGTATCCGGGAACCGAAGACGAGGTGTTGGTTGCCGTCGAACAGCTGCACCGCTGGGGCGCGGATCTGAACGCGGTCGACGACAACGGTGAAACCGCGGTGCACGGCGCGGCCTACCGCAGCTTTCCCCGAGTGGTGGATCAACTGGTTGAATTGGGGGCGGAATCCAAGGTCTGGAACCGTCCCAACAAACGCGGCGCTACACCGCGTGACGTCGCCGCCGGCAAGCGGCCGGGTTCCTTCAAGCCCAATCTGGCTACCATTGAAGCCATCGAACGTGCGTTGAAACAGTAG
- a CDS encoding DUF1549 domain-containing protein, translating to MNQHLTHTVIVAVSFVFAAAAGRAADVDFSHDVVPILRTHCIECHGGKEAKGSFSLNSRVLLVESGHVDLEDPGDSYLLELIESTDTDTQMPPQDRPRLKPAEVDTVRRWIEQQVAWEPGFSFAPPVYEPPLRPRRPELPPAHAGRTNPIDRILDAEVLQRGEEIPAAIDDATFLRRATLDLTGLLPSPETLDAFLQDRSEDKREQVIDALLADKIAYADHWMTFFNDLLRNDYSGTGFITGGRKQVSGWLYQSLLENKPFDQLVQELIAPPTDESRGFIDGIRWRGTVSAGQTVEIQFAQSVAQSFLGINLKCASCHDSFIDRWTLEEAYGLAAVYAPRPLELHRCDKPTGRTAKAAWLFPEIGQVDPAKPPAERLKQLAALMTHRENGRFARTIVNRLWYQLMGRGIVHPLDAMQTEPANADLLDFLGTYLVDHDYDLKQVLRLIATSQAYQSRVQPRDTAGKSAEGYHGPVARRMTAEQFLDAVWQLTGAAPNKFDAPITRTLPRDPSSPTRELHSHWIWNRSDHNAPPQTLVFRKQITLEQPIVSGTAVLTCDNEFTLYVNGRKLDAGTQWTEVKAVDLADAFQQGRNWIVVVATNTTNSPSPAGLFFQAQLTFEEGDETSIIADDSWQTSETIPASLQASKDGGPGPWQSAVIVPALDAWSAAVNPQAIDLLNRPDGVGQPTVRAGLLKNTALMRSLGRPGREQIVSMRPTQLSTLEAIDLANESQLAAAFARGAKRIQAMPFADTEHMVRYIYAFALSRQPTADELATMTAYLGDTPTTEAVQDALWAICMLPEFLLVR from the coding sequence ATGAACCAACACCTCACCCATACCGTTATTGTGGCCGTCAGCTTTGTGTTCGCAGCCGCCGCGGGCCGTGCTGCGGACGTGGATTTCAGTCACGATGTAGTGCCGATCTTGCGGACGCATTGCATCGAGTGCCACGGTGGCAAAGAAGCCAAGGGCAGTTTCTCGCTGAACTCGCGGGTCTTGCTGGTCGAGTCCGGGCATGTCGACCTGGAGGATCCCGGCGATTCCTATCTGCTCGAATTGATCGAGTCGACCGACACCGACACCCAGATGCCTCCACAAGATCGGCCGCGGCTGAAGCCGGCGGAGGTCGACACGGTGCGGCGGTGGATCGAACAACAAGTTGCTTGGGAACCAGGGTTTTCGTTTGCCCCGCCCGTGTACGAACCGCCCTTGCGGCCGCGTCGTCCAGAGCTTCCGCCCGCCCATGCCGGACGCACCAACCCCATCGATCGGATTCTCGACGCCGAAGTGTTGCAGCGTGGCGAAGAAATTCCTGCTGCCATCGACGATGCCACGTTCCTCCGCCGGGCGACGCTGGATTTGACCGGTCTGTTGCCATCGCCCGAGACGCTCGATGCGTTTCTACAAGATCGCAGCGAAGATAAACGCGAACAGGTCATCGACGCTTTGCTGGCCGACAAAATTGCGTATGCCGATCACTGGATGACGTTTTTTAACGACCTGCTGCGCAACGATTACAGCGGCACGGGCTTTATCACCGGCGGTCGCAAACAGGTCAGTGGATGGTTGTATCAGTCGTTGCTCGAAAACAAACCTTTCGATCAATTGGTGCAAGAGCTGATTGCACCGCCGACGGACGAGAGCCGAGGGTTTATCGATGGGATTCGCTGGCGGGGAACCGTCAGTGCGGGGCAGACGGTGGAGATCCAGTTCGCGCAAAGTGTCGCGCAGTCGTTTCTGGGCATCAATCTAAAATGCGCTTCCTGTCACGACAGTTTTATTGACCGCTGGACCTTGGAAGAAGCCTATGGTCTGGCCGCGGTTTATGCGCCGCGCCCCTTGGAGCTGCATCGCTGCGATAAACCCACCGGTCGGACCGCCAAAGCCGCCTGGTTGTTTCCCGAAATCGGGCAAGTGGATCCCGCTAAACCGCCAGCCGAACGTTTAAAACAATTGGCCGCTCTGATGACGCATCGCGAAAACGGGCGATTCGCGCGGACGATCGTCAATCGGCTGTGGTATCAGTTGATGGGACGCGGCATCGTGCATCCGCTGGACGCCATGCAAACCGAACCCGCCAATGCGGACCTGTTGGATTTTCTCGGTACCTACTTGGTCGACCATGACTACGATCTGAAACAGGTGTTGCGGCTGATCGCGACTTCCCAAGCCTATCAATCTCGGGTGCAGCCACGTGATACTGCTGGTAAGTCCGCCGAGGGCTACCATGGTCCGGTAGCTCGGCGGATGACGGCCGAACAGTTTTTGGATGCGGTATGGCAACTGACCGGAGCCGCGCCAAACAAGTTCGATGCTCCGATCACACGCACGCTGCCCCGCGATCCGTCCAGCCCAACACGAGAGTTGCACAGTCATTGGATCTGGAACCGATCGGACCACAACGCTCCGCCGCAAACACTTGTTTTTCGCAAACAAATCACGCTGGAGCAGCCGATCGTGAGCGGAACGGCTGTGCTGACCTGCGACAACGAGTTCACGCTGTACGTCAACGGCCGCAAGCTGGACGCGGGAACGCAGTGGACGGAAGTCAAAGCCGTGGATCTCGCGGACGCGTTTCAGCAGGGAAGAAATTGGATTGTGGTCGTGGCCACCAACACCACCAATAGTCCCAGTCCGGCGGGATTGTTCTTTCAAGCTCAGCTAACGTTCGAAGAAGGCGACGAAACCAGCATCATCGCCGACGATAGCTGGCAGACCAGCGAGACCATTCCGGCATCGTTGCAGGCTTCAAAAGATGGCGGCCCGGGGCCCTGGCAATCAGCCGTCATCGTGCCCGCGCTGGACGCCTGGTCCGCTGCCGTGAATCCACAAGCGATCGACCTGTTAAATCGTCCCGACGGCGTGGGGCAACCCACGGTGCGGGCCGGGCTATTAAAAAACACGGCGCTGATGCGTTCGCTGGGCCGACCAGGACGGGAACAGATCGTGTCCATGCGGCCCACGCAGCTGAGCACGTTGGAAGCCATCGATTTGGCCAACGAGTCCCAGTTGGCGGCCGCCTTTGCTCGCGGAGCCAAACGGATCCAAGCGATGCCCTTTGCGGACACCGAGCACATGGTCCGATATATCTATGCCTTTGCGTTGTCGCGTCAGCCCACCGCCGATGAACTGGCCACGATGACCGCCTACCTCGGCGACACGCCCACCACCGAAGCGGTGCAGGACGCGTTGTGGGCGATCTGTATGCTGCCCGAATTCCTGTTAGTCCGGTAA
- a CDS encoding adenylosuccinate synthetase produces the protein MTHAIITVGLGFGDEGKGATVDFLTRRYRAAVVVRYCGGPQAGHNVQLPDGRRHTFSQFGAGTLAGARTYLGPRMILNPATLVPEADHLRSLGVDDPQSMLSVHPDCLVSTTYHVMMNRLREVARGADKHGSCGLGVGETRQYWLQYGLDAPVAADLHDPQTLLHKLTLLQDRLLLEVQTLPRLDPIWLATLQNTSPQQEAELLMDCMQGVGYDWQMPTADTIIFEGSQGVLLDEYHGFHPFTTWSTVTARHAFELIEASGIDRVTTLGLTRAYTTRHGAGPFPTACPAMTARQTDPGNPRNDWQDGMRFGPLDLVLLRYAARTTQPDGLVVNHLDELPAESLLCRRYQDQAELQPGASGVCLREQQQLTEHLDSVRPELETVTRQQLLDELATIAPLVITSEGPTHQDRCFLGAGDQEGETRGSPGFNGPKSGDFGYGDGAERL, from the coding sequence ATGACCCACGCGATCATTACCGTGGGCCTGGGGTTCGGCGATGAAGGCAAGGGAGCGACCGTGGATTTTCTCACGCGTCGCTACCGTGCCGCTGTGGTGGTTCGCTATTGTGGCGGACCCCAGGCCGGGCACAATGTGCAGCTGCCCGATGGGCGTCGGCACACTTTCTCGCAGTTCGGTGCGGGGACGTTGGCCGGTGCACGCACCTACCTAGGCCCGCGGATGATCCTGAATCCCGCGACGCTGGTTCCCGAAGCCGACCATCTGCGGTCGCTGGGCGTGGACGATCCCCAGTCGATGCTTAGTGTCCACCCCGACTGTCTCGTCTCGACTACCTATCACGTAATGATGAACCGTTTGCGCGAAGTGGCACGCGGGGCGGACAAGCACGGATCCTGTGGCTTGGGAGTCGGCGAGACGCGGCAGTACTGGTTGCAATACGGTCTGGATGCACCCGTGGCGGCGGATCTTCACGACCCTCAGACACTGCTGCACAAGTTGACGCTGTTGCAAGATCGGTTGCTGTTGGAGGTCCAAACGCTTCCGCGGCTCGATCCGATCTGGCTGGCAACTTTGCAAAACACCTCGCCACAACAAGAGGCCGAATTGTTGATGGACTGCATGCAGGGTGTGGGCTACGACTGGCAGATGCCGACGGCCGACACGATCATCTTCGAAGGTTCACAGGGCGTGCTGTTGGATGAGTATCACGGCTTTCATCCCTTCACGACGTGGAGCACGGTTACGGCGCGGCATGCGTTCGAATTGATTGAAGCCAGCGGGATCGATCGCGTCACCACGTTGGGATTAACCCGGGCCTACACCACCCGGCACGGCGCCGGGCCCTTCCCCACCGCTTGCCCGGCTATGACCGCTCGGCAAACCGATCCCGGAAATCCGCGTAACGATTGGCAGGACGGTATGCGTTTTGGCCCCCTCGATCTGGTGCTGCTGCGCTATGCCGCTCGCACCACCCAGCCGGACGGGTTGGTTGTGAACCACCTGGACGAACTGCCCGCCGAGTCGCTGTTGTGTCGACGGTATCAGGATCAGGCTGAATTGCAGCCTGGAGCTTCCGGGGTTTGTCTGCGCGAGCAGCAGCAACTGACCGAGCATCTGGACAGCGTTCGTCCTGAATTGGAAACCGTCACGCGGCAGCAGTTGCTGGACGAACTCGCCACCATCGCTCCGCTGGTGATCACCAGCGAGGGGCCGACGCATCAAGACCGCTGTTTTCTCGGCGCCGGCGATCAGGAAGGGGAGACACGCGGTAGTCCTGGATTCAACGGTCCAAAGTCTGGCGACTTCGGCTACGGGGACGGCGCCGAACGACTATAA